One Pseudonocardia abyssalis DNA segment encodes these proteins:
- a CDS encoding potassium channel family protein, producing the protein MGEPLPSATFFLVMRRMRVPLITLIVIFAIGVLGLTLVPGRDELGNPHRMGFLDAFYFMSYTASTIGFGELPYPFTYAQRLWVTATIFLTVVGWAYAIGSLLALLRDRTFRQAVRTAHFSRKVARLREPFLLIAGYGVTGELLGRAFDRLGRRFVVLDLDQERIEALDLAPYRADVPGLAGDARDAGRLTVAGLEHPWCAGVLALTNDDEANLTVTMAAALLRPDLPVVARTASPLIADRMRAFGTPTVVNPFAAFGRHLRIALRAPATYQLMTWLESGPGAEIPPRRKPPRDGRWVVCGFGRFGCALTDDLAAEGLEVTVIEPEPDEDDRPVIVGDGSDPRVLAGADLEHAVGFVAATDNDAANLSLVAAARRANPDLFVAARQNRATGAPLFRAVAVDALLVPTEVVAHEAYAQLSTPLLWRFLGTVPERDDAWAADLVDRLTALCGPRLQAVWKVRLDDEQAPALQGRLATGIALGDLLRDPGDRDERVCAVVLLVLRGDDADVGPGDDVELRAGDELLLVGHPSARRSLDRTLGDAVVAGYVLTGRREPSAWVWRRLAAARR; encoded by the coding sequence ATGGGCGAGCCGCTCCCGTCGGCCACGTTCTTCCTGGTCATGCGGCGGATGCGGGTCCCGCTGATCACCCTGATCGTGATCTTCGCGATCGGCGTCCTCGGGCTGACGCTGGTGCCCGGCCGGGACGAGCTGGGCAACCCGCACCGCATGGGCTTCCTCGACGCCTTCTACTTCATGAGCTACACCGCGTCGACGATCGGGTTCGGGGAGCTGCCGTACCCGTTCACCTACGCGCAGCGGCTCTGGGTCACCGCGACGATCTTCCTGACGGTTGTCGGCTGGGCGTACGCGATCGGGTCGCTGCTCGCCCTGCTGCGCGACCGGACCTTCCGCCAGGCCGTCCGCACGGCGCACTTCTCCCGCAAGGTCGCGCGGCTGCGCGAGCCGTTCCTGCTGATCGCGGGGTACGGGGTCACCGGGGAGCTCCTCGGGCGCGCGTTCGACCGGCTCGGGCGGCGGTTCGTGGTGCTCGACCTCGACCAGGAGCGCATCGAGGCCCTCGACCTCGCGCCCTACCGCGCCGACGTGCCCGGCCTCGCGGGCGACGCGCGCGACGCGGGGCGCCTCACGGTGGCCGGGCTGGAGCACCCGTGGTGCGCGGGGGTCCTCGCGCTCACCAACGACGACGAGGCGAACCTGACCGTCACGATGGCCGCGGCGCTGCTGCGCCCCGACCTGCCCGTGGTCGCGCGCACCGCGTCGCCGCTGATCGCCGACCGGATGCGGGCGTTCGGGACGCCGACCGTCGTCAACCCGTTCGCCGCGTTCGGGCGCCACCTGCGGATCGCGCTGCGGGCCCCGGCGACCTACCAGCTGATGACGTGGCTGGAGAGCGGCCCGGGAGCCGAAATCCCGCCCCGCCGGAAGCCGCCGCGCGACGGTCGCTGGGTGGTCTGCGGGTTCGGCCGGTTCGGCTGCGCACTCACCGACGACCTCGCCGCCGAGGGCCTGGAGGTGACGGTGATCGAGCCGGAGCCCGACGAGGACGACCGGCCCGTGATCGTCGGTGACGGGTCCGACCCGCGCGTTCTCGCCGGGGCCGACCTCGAGCACGCGGTCGGGTTCGTCGCCGCCACCGACAACGACGCCGCGAACCTCTCGCTGGTGGCCGCCGCGCGGCGCGCCAACCCGGACCTGTTCGTCGCCGCCCGGCAGAACCGTGCCACCGGTGCGCCGCTGTTCCGCGCCGTGGCCGTCGACGCGCTGCTGGTGCCGACCGAGGTCGTCGCGCACGAGGCGTACGCCCAGCTCAGCACGCCCCTGCTGTGGCGCTTCCTCGGCACGGTCCCCGAGCGCGACGACGCGTGGGCCGCCGACCTCGTCGACCGGCTCACCGCGCTGTGCGGGCCGCGCCTGCAGGCCGTCTGGAAGGTCCGCCTCGACGACGAGCAGGCCCCTGCGCTGCAGGGGCGGCTCGCGACGGGGATCGCCCTCGGCGACCTGCTGCGCGACCCCGGCGACCGCGACGAGCGGGTGTGCGCGGTCGTGCTGCTGGTGCTGCGCGGCGACGACGCGGACGTGGGCCCCGGCGACGACGTCGAGCTGCGGGCGGGCGACGAGCTGCTGCTGGTCGGGCACCCGTCGGCGCGCAGGTCGTTGGACCGGACCCTCGGCGACGCGGTGGTCGCCGGCTACGTCCTCACCGGGCGCCGCGAGCCGTCGGCGTGGGTGTGGCGGCGGCTCGCGGCGGCCCGGCGGTGA
- a CDS encoding pyridoxamine 5'-phosphate oxidase family protein, with product MTPLSPTSRSTIRRGAARARTDRAELYAVLDAGTICHLGVVLGGAPVVLPTGYGRIGDVLYLHGSTGAGTLRAAADGAPICVTVTHVDGIVHARAVFHFSMNYRSAVAHGVPRLVTDADERLAGLRAITENIAPGAWDHARGPNRKELAATQVVALDLAEASVKVRTGPPVDDDEDVEAGLAWAGVVPLHTVIGTPEPCSLLPSAIGVPDHVTVAALVGRGGPPPTRVT from the coding sequence ATGACGCCGCTCTCCCCCACCTCCCGCAGCACGATCCGGCGCGGCGCGGCGCGGGCGCGCACCGACCGCGCGGAGCTCTACGCCGTGCTCGACGCCGGGACGATCTGCCACCTCGGTGTGGTGCTGGGCGGGGCGCCGGTCGTCCTGCCGACCGGGTACGGCCGCATCGGCGACGTGCTCTACCTGCACGGATCCACCGGCGCGGGCACTCTGCGCGCCGCGGCCGACGGGGCACCGATCTGCGTCACCGTCACTCATGTCGACGGCATCGTGCACGCCCGCGCGGTCTTCCACTTCTCGATGAACTACCGCAGCGCGGTCGCGCACGGCGTCCCCCGGCTGGTCACCGACGCCGACGAGCGCCTCGCCGGGCTCCGCGCGATCACCGAGAACATCGCGCCCGGCGCCTGGGACCACGCGCGCGGGCCCAACCGCAAGGAACTCGCCGCCACCCAGGTCGTCGCGCTCGACCTCGCCGAGGCCAGCGTCAAGGTGCGCACCGGCCCGCCCGTCGACGACGACGAGGACGTCGAGGCGGGTCTCGCGTGGGCCGGGGTGGTGCCCCTGCACACCGTGATCGGCACACCCGAGCCGTGCTCGCTGCTGCCGTCGGCGATCGGGGTCCCGGACCACGTGACGGTCGCGGCGCTGGTCGGAAGGGGCGGGCCGCCACCCACCCGGGTGACGTAA
- a CDS encoding prolyl oligopeptidase family serine peptidase yields the protein MSTPYPAAERLDLVETLHGHHVADPYRWLEDADDPRTQAWATAQDALTGEHLDALPGRAPLADRLRELLAAGSVSVPLWRAGRAFSVRREPGQEHAVVLVREPDGGERVLLDPMTIDPTGRTTIDGWVPDLEGRRLAYQLSEGGDEYSVLHVLDVATGDDVEPAIDRCRYSAVSWLPGGEEFVFVRMVDADEVPAGEQAFHRRIWRHRIGTPTSDDVLIDAPGLYDGHNYYGARVSRDGTWLVVTANVGTARRDSLWVGRVDGELVRVLTQDDDVQCAAWVDRDDLLYLHTTDGAPRWRLAVTDPATPQREHWRPLVAEDPGSVLDAVRRLEGPDGPRLALLRARHAVSEIALHHVDGTPDGTVDLPGTGSVIGLTVADLDTPSQHGRLWIGWTDLVTPPQVHRFENGTTVLERTAPGSVTVPDVRSEQREFTSADGTTVRMFVIAPAGSTGPRPTLVTGYGGFGISREPSYTASALAWVAAGGAYALVSLRGGGEEGEDWHRAGNRGNKQNVFDDLHAAVQALVDAGDTTPAQLSIMGGSNGGLLVGAALVQRPDLYAAVVCSAPLLDMVRYEEFSLGRTWNEEYGTAADPTEIGWLLSYSPYHHVTDGVDYPATLFTVFDSDSRVDPLHARKMCAALQHASAGQAPILLRRETDVGHGARSISRTVGLAADQLAFLAAHTGLEIQP from the coding sequence GTGAGCACGCCCTACCCCGCCGCGGAGCGCCTGGACCTCGTCGAGACCCTGCACGGCCACCACGTGGCCGATCCCTACCGCTGGCTGGAGGACGCCGACGACCCCCGCACGCAGGCATGGGCGACCGCGCAGGACGCCCTGACCGGGGAGCACCTCGACGCGCTGCCCGGTCGCGCGCCGCTGGCCGACCGGCTGCGGGAGCTGCTGGCGGCGGGGTCGGTCTCGGTGCCCCTGTGGCGCGCCGGTCGCGCGTTCTCCGTCCGGCGCGAGCCCGGCCAGGAGCACGCCGTCGTGCTGGTCCGCGAGCCGGACGGCGGTGAGCGCGTGCTGCTCGACCCGATGACGATCGACCCCACCGGCCGCACCACGATCGACGGCTGGGTGCCCGACCTCGAGGGCCGCCGCCTCGCCTACCAGCTCTCCGAGGGCGGCGACGAGTACTCGGTGCTGCACGTCCTCGACGTCGCCACCGGCGACGACGTGGAACCCGCGATCGACCGCTGCCGCTACTCGGCCGTCTCCTGGCTGCCCGGTGGCGAGGAGTTCGTGTTCGTGCGGATGGTCGACGCCGACGAGGTGCCCGCGGGCGAGCAGGCCTTCCACCGCCGCATCTGGCGGCACCGCATCGGCACCCCCACCAGCGACGACGTGCTGATCGACGCCCCCGGCCTCTACGACGGCCACAACTACTACGGCGCGCGGGTCTCCCGCGACGGCACCTGGTTGGTCGTCACCGCCAACGTGGGAACCGCGCGCCGCGACAGCCTGTGGGTCGGACGCGTCGACGGCGAGCTCGTCCGCGTGCTCACCCAGGACGACGACGTGCAGTGCGCCGCCTGGGTCGACCGCGACGACCTCCTCTACCTGCACACCACCGACGGCGCCCCGCGCTGGCGCCTCGCCGTGACCGATCCTGCGACGCCGCAGCGCGAGCACTGGCGCCCGCTCGTCGCCGAGGACCCGGGCTCGGTGCTCGACGCCGTGCGCCGCCTGGAGGGCCCCGACGGGCCGCGGCTGGCGCTGCTGCGCGCCCGGCACGCCGTCTCCGAGATCGCGCTGCACCACGTCGACGGCACCCCGGACGGCACCGTCGACCTGCCGGGCACCGGCTCCGTCATCGGCCTGACCGTCGCCGACCTCGACACGCCGTCGCAGCACGGCCGGCTCTGGATCGGCTGGACCGACCTCGTCACCCCGCCGCAGGTGCACCGCTTCGAGAACGGCACGACGGTCCTGGAGCGCACCGCCCCCGGCTCGGTCACCGTGCCCGACGTCCGCAGCGAGCAGCGCGAGTTCACCTCCGCCGACGGCACGACCGTGCGGATGTTCGTGATCGCCCCCGCCGGCTCGACGGGCCCGCGACCGACCCTCGTCACCGGCTACGGCGGCTTCGGCATCAGCCGCGAACCCTCCTACACCGCGTCCGCGCTGGCCTGGGTCGCCGCGGGCGGCGCCTACGCGCTGGTGTCGCTGCGCGGCGGCGGCGAGGAGGGCGAGGACTGGCACCGCGCCGGCAACCGGGGCAACAAGCAGAACGTGTTCGACGACCTGCACGCCGCCGTGCAGGCGCTGGTCGACGCGGGCGACACCACCCCGGCGCAGCTCTCGATCATGGGCGGGTCCAACGGCGGCCTGCTCGTCGGCGCGGCCCTCGTCCAGCGCCCGGACCTCTACGCCGCGGTCGTCTGCTCGGCCCCGCTGCTCGACATGGTGCGCTACGAGGAGTTCTCGCTCGGCCGCACGTGGAACGAGGAGTACGGGACGGCCGCCGACCCCACCGAGATCGGCTGGCTCCTGTCGTACTCGCCGTACCACCACGTCACCGACGGCGTCGACTACCCGGCGACGCTGTTCACCGTCTTCGACTCCGACTCGCGCGTGGACCCGCTGCATGCCCGCAAGATGTGCGCGGCGCTGCAGCACGCGAGTGCGGGACAGGCCCCGATCCT
- a CDS encoding DUF6394 family protein produces MNLEKVVFGFFVLLAATLNFGFVLGDLSDPAQHNVYELFAALVISLVATVLKFGDRTQMGAVHLATSLVADLQLVAAATVWGFVANASPGGLDEAGTAAVVSLAAGALLANAVSVVLLVAETVSFSRP; encoded by the coding sequence GTGAACCTGGAGAAGGTGGTCTTCGGCTTCTTCGTGCTGCTGGCCGCCACCCTGAACTTCGGCTTCGTGCTGGGGGACCTGTCGGATCCGGCGCAGCACAACGTCTACGAGCTGTTCGCGGCGCTCGTGATCAGCCTCGTCGCGACCGTGCTCAAGTTCGGCGACCGCACCCAGATGGGCGCGGTGCACCTGGCCACCAGCCTGGTCGCGGACCTGCAGCTCGTCGCCGCGGCGACCGTGTGGGGCTTCGTCGCCAACGCCTCGCCGGGTGGGCTGGACGAGGCGGGCACGGCGGCCGTCGTGTCGCTGGCAGCCGGCGCGCTGCTGGCCAACGCGGTGTCGGTCGTGCTGCTGGTGGCCGAGACCGTGTCGTTCAGCCGGCCGTGA
- a CDS encoding cation:proton antiporter: MDLIDLTFALVGIGALAAGLLPRLLAGRPLSMPIVFLGLGMAVFAVVPALPAPDPLAHPEIAEHLTEVVVIIALMGAGLKLDRPIGWRSWSSTWRLLGIGMPLMIVATAVLGWWALGLAPAAALLFGSALAPTDPVLASDVQVGEPGGEEQGEDEVRFALTSEAGLNDALAFPFVYAAIAIATAAADPFGWVGEWVVSDVLVKIAVGVVGGVVVGRGLGLLFFRARSEQLKLASHAEGFIALAATFLAYGLTEVAGGYGFLAVFVCARSIRASERDHEYHQVLHDFVEQIERLLTVLLLVLFGGAVVRGLLGPLTWPMVAVGLALVLVVRPATAWLALGGATGSPQERTAIAVFGIRGIGSFYYLAYATSQAPFAGAEQIWAAVGFVVVLSVTIHGVAATPIMRRLDRGRRAAEVA, translated from the coding sequence ATGGACCTGATCGACCTGACCTTCGCGCTCGTCGGGATCGGCGCGCTCGCGGCCGGCCTGCTGCCCCGGCTGCTCGCCGGCCGACCGCTGTCGATGCCGATCGTGTTCCTCGGTCTGGGGATGGCGGTCTTCGCCGTCGTGCCCGCGCTGCCCGCGCCCGACCCGCTGGCCCACCCCGAGATCGCCGAGCACCTCACCGAGGTCGTGGTGATCATCGCGTTGATGGGCGCCGGGCTGAAGCTGGACCGGCCGATCGGGTGGCGCTCGTGGTCCTCGACGTGGCGGCTGCTCGGCATCGGGATGCCCCTGATGATCGTCGCCACCGCGGTGCTGGGCTGGTGGGCGCTGGGTCTCGCGCCGGCCGCCGCCCTGCTGTTCGGGTCGGCGCTCGCCCCCACCGACCCCGTGCTGGCCTCCGACGTGCAGGTGGGGGAGCCGGGTGGCGAGGAGCAGGGCGAGGACGAGGTGCGCTTCGCCCTCACCTCCGAGGCCGGGCTGAACGACGCGCTGGCGTTCCCGTTCGTCTACGCGGCGATCGCGATCGCGACGGCAGCGGCCGACCCGTTCGGCTGGGTCGGGGAGTGGGTCGTCAGCGACGTGCTCGTCAAGATCGCGGTCGGCGTCGTCGGGGGAGTGGTCGTCGGCCGCGGGCTGGGGCTGCTGTTCTTCCGCGCCCGCTCCGAGCAGCTGAAGCTGGCGTCGCACGCGGAGGGGTTCATCGCGCTCGCCGCGACGTTCCTGGCCTACGGCCTCACCGAGGTCGCGGGCGGGTACGGGTTCCTCGCCGTGTTCGTGTGCGCCCGCTCCATCCGCGCCAGCGAGCGCGACCACGAGTACCACCAGGTGCTCCACGACTTCGTCGAGCAGATCGAGCGCCTGCTGACGGTGCTGCTGCTCGTGCTGTTCGGCGGCGCCGTCGTGCGCGGCCTGCTCGGCCCGCTGACCTGGCCCATGGTCGCCGTCGGCCTCGCGCTCGTGCTCGTCGTGCGGCCCGCGACGGCGTGGCTGGCCCTGGGCGGCGCGACCGGGTCGCCGCAGGAGCGCACCGCGATCGCGGTGTTCGGGATCCGCGGGATCGGCTCGTTCTACTACCTGGCCTATGCGACGTCGCAGGCGCCGTTCGCCGGGGCCGAGCAGATCTGGGCCGCCGTGGGCTTCGTCGTGGTGCTCTCGGTGACGATCCACGGGGTCGCGGCCACCCCGATCATGCGACGGCTGGACCGCGGCAGGCGGGCCGCCGAGGTCGCGTGA
- the pruA gene encoding L-glutamate gamma-semialdehyde dehydrogenase, with amino-acid sequence MDALTRTPAPRNEPVRDYAPGSPERASLQAALAELGGRHLELTVTIDGEQHVAGGAPFDVVAPHAHAHVLGTGANATREDAKCAVEAALRAAPAWRDLPFDERAAVLLRAADLLTGPWRDRINAATMLGQSKTCFQAEIDSACELADFWRFNVSFAREIHQIQPQSSPGVWNRMDYRPLEGFVYAITPFNFTAIAGNLPTAPALMGNTVIWKPSPTQSLAAHLTMRLLEEAGMPPGVINLLTGDGRDVSEVVLADPHLAGIHFTGSSATFRHLWGQVGANIAGYQGYPRLVGETGGKDFVLAHPSADVDVLRTALVRGAFEYQGQKCSAASRAFVPRSVWARLRDDLASEVDALAMGDVAEFSNFMGAVIDRRAYDKVTAAQAMARTELDVLAGGTADDGVGYFVRPTVVVGGDPTHEVFRTEYFGPLLAVHVYDDGDFETVLKQVDAGSPYGLTGAVIARDRAAVARASESLRFAAGNFYVNDKPTGAVVGQQPFGGGRASGTNDKAGSIYNLLRWTSPRTIKETSVAATTSGYPHQG; translated from the coding sequence ATGGACGCCCTCACCCGCACCCCGGCGCCGCGCAACGAGCCGGTCCGCGACTACGCCCCCGGCTCCCCGGAGCGGGCCTCGCTCCAGGCCGCCCTCGCCGAGCTGGGCGGGCGGCACCTCGAGCTGACCGTCACGATCGACGGGGAGCAGCACGTCGCGGGCGGCGCCCCGTTCGACGTCGTCGCCCCGCACGCCCACGCGCACGTCCTGGGCACCGGCGCGAACGCGACCCGCGAGGACGCGAAGTGCGCGGTCGAGGCGGCCCTGCGCGCGGCCCCGGCGTGGCGCGACCTCCCCTTCGACGAGCGCGCCGCCGTCCTGCTCCGCGCCGCCGACCTGCTCACCGGCCCGTGGCGGGACCGGATCAACGCGGCCACGATGCTCGGGCAGTCCAAGACCTGTTTCCAGGCCGAGATCGACTCCGCGTGCGAGCTGGCCGACTTCTGGCGGTTCAACGTCTCCTTCGCCCGCGAGATCCACCAGATCCAGCCGCAGAGCAGCCCCGGCGTGTGGAACCGCATGGACTACCGCCCGCTCGAGGGCTTCGTCTACGCGATCACGCCGTTCAACTTCACCGCGATCGCCGGCAACCTCCCCACCGCGCCCGCGCTCATGGGCAACACGGTGATCTGGAAGCCCTCCCCCACCCAGTCCCTCGCCGCGCACCTGACGATGCGTCTGCTGGAGGAGGCCGGGATGCCGCCCGGCGTGATCAACCTGCTCACCGGCGACGGCCGCGACGTCTCCGAGGTCGTCCTCGCCGACCCCCACCTCGCCGGCATCCACTTCACCGGCAGCTCGGCCACCTTCCGGCACCTGTGGGGTCAGGTCGGGGCCAACATCGCCGGCTACCAGGGCTACCCACGGCTCGTCGGCGAGACCGGTGGCAAGGACTTCGTGCTCGCCCACCCGAGCGCCGACGTCGACGTGCTCCGGACGGCACTGGTCCGCGGCGCGTTCGAGTACCAGGGCCAGAAGTGCTCGGCGGCGAGCCGCGCGTTCGTGCCGCGGAGCGTCTGGGCCCGGCTGCGCGACGACCTCGCCTCCGAGGTCGACGCGCTCGCGATGGGCGACGTCGCCGAGTTCTCGAACTTCATGGGCGCCGTGATCGACCGGCGCGCGTACGACAAGGTGACGGCGGCCCAGGCGATGGCCCGCACCGAGCTCGACGTCCTCGCGGGCGGCACCGCCGACGACGGCGTCGGCTACTTCGTCCGCCCCACCGTCGTCGTCGGCGGGGACCCGACCCACGAGGTGTTCCGCACCGAGTACTTCGGCCCGCTGCTCGCGGTCCACGTCTACGACGACGGCGACTTCGAGACCGTCCTGAAGCAGGTCGACGCGGGCTCCCCCTACGGCCTGACCGGCGCGGTGATCGCCCGCGACCGGGCGGCCGTCGCACGGGCGAGCGAGTCGCTGCGGTTCGCCGCGGGCAACTTCTACGTCAACGACAAGCCCACCGGCGCCGTCGTCGGCCAGCAGCCCTTCGGGGGCGGGCGGGCCAGCGGCACCAACGACAAGGCGGGCTCGATCTACAACCTGCTGCGCTGGACGAGCCCGCGGACGATCAAGGAGACCTCCGTGGCCGCGACGACGAGCGGCTACCCCCACCAGGGCTGA
- a CDS encoding MFS transporter encodes MATINSSIVLIALPDIFRGIGIDPLAPGNTSYLLWMIMGFLVVTAVLVVGFGRLGDMYGRVRMYNLGFVIFTVASVLLAVTWQSGDAAALWLIGWRVVQGVGGAFIMANSSAILTDAFPVEQRGLALGINGVAAIAGSFLGLVVGGLLGPVNWHLVFLVSVPFGVFGTIWGYLKLRDTGERTPARMDWWGNLTFAVGLIALLVGITYGIQPYGEDVMGWASPFVLTCIIGGIAVLAAFVVIERRVASPLFAIDLFANRAFTLGNTANLLASLGRGGLQFVLIIWLQGIWLPRHGYSFEQTPLWAGIYMLPLTVGFLVAAPISGVLSDRYGARWFATGGMVLSAASFALLDVLPIDFGYPTFAAILLLNGIGMGLFTSPNRADVMNSLPARSRGAGAGMTATFQNSAMVLSIGFFFSLMIIGLSQDLPAVMAQGLTEHGVPAADAARIAELPPVGVLFAAFLGYNPVQQLLGGVLPTLPPDQAAYLTGRSFFPELISGPFSAGLTAAFAFAVVACLVAAVASWFAGNGRGSETVGAELASASGELVGAVSARAATGSAESRAERDGPA; translated from the coding sequence ATGGCGACGATCAACTCCTCGATCGTCCTCATCGCGCTGCCCGACATCTTCCGCGGCATCGGGATCGACCCGCTCGCCCCCGGCAACACCAGCTACCTGCTGTGGATGATCATGGGGTTCCTCGTGGTCACCGCGGTGCTGGTCGTCGGCTTCGGCCGCCTCGGCGACATGTACGGCCGCGTCCGGATGTACAACCTCGGCTTCGTGATCTTCACGGTCGCGTCGGTCCTGTTGGCCGTGACCTGGCAGTCCGGCGACGCCGCCGCGCTGTGGCTGATCGGCTGGCGCGTGGTGCAGGGCGTCGGCGGCGCCTTCATCATGGCCAACTCCAGCGCGATCCTCACCGACGCGTTCCCCGTCGAGCAGCGCGGTCTCGCGCTCGGCATCAACGGTGTCGCGGCCATCGCGGGTTCCTTCCTCGGGCTCGTGGTCGGCGGACTGCTCGGGCCCGTCAACTGGCACCTCGTGTTCCTGGTCTCGGTCCCGTTCGGCGTGTTCGGCACGATCTGGGGCTACCTCAAGCTCCGCGACACCGGCGAGCGGACGCCCGCGCGCATGGACTGGTGGGGCAACCTGACGTTCGCCGTCGGCCTGATCGCCCTGCTCGTCGGCATCACCTACGGCATCCAGCCCTACGGCGAGGACGTCATGGGCTGGGCGAGCCCGTTCGTCCTGACCTGCATCATCGGCGGGATCGCCGTGCTCGCGGCGTTCGTGGTGATCGAGCGCCGCGTGGCCTCCCCGCTGTTCGCGATCGACCTGTTCGCCAACCGCGCGTTCACCCTCGGCAACACCGCGAACCTGCTGGCCTCGCTCGGCCGGGGCGGGCTGCAGTTCGTCCTCATCATCTGGCTGCAGGGGATCTGGCTGCCACGCCACGGCTACTCCTTCGAGCAGACTCCGCTGTGGGCCGGGATCTACATGCTCCCGCTGACGGTCGGGTTCCTCGTGGCCGCGCCGATCTCCGGCGTGCTGTCGGACCGGTACGGCGCGCGCTGGTTCGCCACCGGCGGCATGGTGCTCTCCGCGGCCAGCTTCGCACTGCTCGACGTGCTGCCGATCGACTTCGGCTATCCCACGTTCGCCGCGATCCTGCTGCTCAACGGCATCGGGATGGGCCTGTTCACCTCACCCAACCGGGCCGACGTGATGAACAGCCTCCCGGCCCGGTCCCGCGGTGCGGGTGCGGGCATGACGGCGACGTTCCAGAACTCCGCGATGGTGCTGTCCATCGGCTTCTTCTTCAGTCTGATGATCATCGGTCTGTCCCAGGACCTGCCCGCGGTCATGGCGCAGGGGCTCACCGAGCACGGCGTGCCCGCCGCCGACGCCGCCCGGATCGCCGAGCTCCCGCCGGTCGGCGTGCTGTTCGCGGCGTTCCTCGGCTACAACCCCGTCCAGCAGCTGCTCGGCGGCGTCCTGCCGACGCTGCCGCCCGACCAGGCGGCCTACCTCACCGGCCGCAGCTTCTTCCCCGAACTCATCTCCGGGCCGTTCTCCGCCGGACTGACGGCGGCGTTCGCGTTCGCCGTGGTCGCGTGCCTGGTGGCTGCGGTGGCGTCGTGGTTCGCCGGGAACGGGCGGGGGTCCGAGACGGTCGGGGCCGAGCTGGCGTCGGCGTCGGGCGAGCTGGTGGGGGCGGTCAGTGCGCGGGCCGCGACCGGCAGCGCGGAGTCGAGGGCCGAGCGCGACGGACCCGCGTAA